A DNA window from Trueperaceae bacterium contains the following coding sequences:
- a CDS encoding [LysW]-aminoadipate kinase: MSRSDPSSASTRPAAAAATGTGAAAASSLAAAAASSGPAAVPPPTAAPVVVKVGGGDGVDLAAVCADVAALTASGTPLVLVHGGHAETDRLARALGRPPVFVTSPSGHVSRYTDRAALEVFTMAYCGKVNKGLVERLQALGVNAVGLSGLDGRLLVGRRKESVRSVEADGRVRVLHGDHTGTVEEVNAALLRLLLSAGHVPVLSPPALSYEGVAVNVDGDRAAAAVAAALGAAALLLLSNVPGLLADPGDESTLVPRLTDEAEAMELARGRMKRKVMAAWRARRCGVPLVVIGDARAESPVRRALAGHGTVVA, translated from the coding sequence GTGAGCCGGTCCGACCCGTCCTCGGCCAGCACTCGTCCGGCGGCAGCGGCGGCCACCGGCACCGGGGCCGCGGCCGCCTCGTCCCTCGCGGCGGCCGCCGCCTCGTCCGGGCCGGCCGCCGTCCCGCCCCCGACCGCCGCGCCGGTGGTCGTGAAGGTCGGCGGCGGCGACGGGGTTGACCTCGCGGCCGTCTGCGCCGACGTCGCCGCGCTGACCGCGTCCGGGACGCCGCTCGTCCTGGTCCACGGCGGCCACGCCGAGACCGACCGCCTGGCCCGCGCCCTCGGTCGTCCACCCGTGTTCGTGACGAGCCCCAGCGGGCACGTCAGCCGCTACACCGACCGCGCCGCGCTCGAGGTGTTCACGATGGCCTACTGCGGCAAGGTGAACAAGGGGCTCGTCGAGCGGCTCCAGGCGCTAGGCGTGAACGCGGTCGGCCTCTCCGGCCTCGACGGCCGGCTGCTCGTGGGCCGGCGCAAGGAGAGCGTGCGCTCCGTCGAGGCGGACGGGCGCGTGCGCGTCCTGCACGGCGACCACACCGGCACGGTCGAGGAGGTGAACGCCGCGCTGCTCCGGCTCCTGCTGTCGGCGGGCCACGTCCCCGTGCTCTCGCCGCCGGCCCTTTCGTACGAGGGCGTGGCTGTCAACGTCGACGGCGACAGGGCCGCGGCGGCCGTCGCCGCCGCCCTGGGCGCCGCGGCGCTGCTGCTCCTGTCGAACGTCCCGGGGCTGCTCGCCGACCCCGGCGACGAGTCCACGCTCGTGCCGCGCCTGACCGACGAGGCGGAGGCGATGGAGCTGGCGCGGGGCCGCATGAAGCGCAAGGTGATGGCCGCCTGGCGGGCCCGCCGGTGCGGCGTGCCCCTGGTCGTGATCGGCGATGCGCGCGCGGAGAGCCCCGTGCGGCGGGCGCTCGCGGGCCACGGCACGGTGGTCGCGTGA
- a CDS encoding acetylornithine/succinylornithine family transaminase: MSAGPLTRALLAEEARHGPGLYAQEVAFVRGAGTRLYDADGREYLDFAAGIGVASLGHANARLASAVAEQASRLIVCPQGYGNDVRAAFLRRLCELAGGGLRRAFLCSSGTEANEAALKWARAATGRTKVVAARRGFAGRTIGALAATWEPRYRAPYESLLGAVDFVPYGDAEALEAAVDESTAAVVLEPVQGEGGVNLAPSGYLAAARDATRAVGALLVLDEVQCGAGRTGRFLAAHHDGVAADVVTLAKGLAGGVPIGATLMTEEVALALPPGGHGTTFGGNPLACAAGLVVLDELTAGGLMANAAAMGERLLAGLRSLVGPRVREVRGRGLMVGLELRERAAQVVAELRRRGLVTVAAGPNVVRYLPPLTVSAGEVDEAVAITAAALAG; the protein is encoded by the coding sequence GTGAGCGCGGGACCGCTCACCCGCGCGCTGCTGGCGGAAGAGGCGCGTCACGGGCCCGGCCTGTACGCGCAGGAGGTCGCGTTCGTGCGCGGCGCCGGCACGCGCCTCTACGACGCCGACGGTCGCGAGTACCTCGACTTCGCGGCCGGCATCGGCGTCGCCTCCCTCGGCCACGCGAACGCGCGCCTGGCGTCGGCCGTCGCCGAGCAGGCGTCGCGGCTGATCGTCTGCCCCCAGGGGTACGGCAACGACGTGCGCGCGGCCTTCCTGCGGCGCCTTTGCGAGCTCGCCGGCGGCGGCCTGCGCCGTGCCTTCCTGTGCAGCTCCGGCACGGAGGCGAACGAGGCGGCCCTGAAGTGGGCGCGCGCCGCCACCGGCCGGACGAAGGTCGTGGCGGCGCGCCGCGGCTTCGCCGGACGCACGATCGGCGCCCTGGCCGCCACCTGGGAGCCGCGCTACAGGGCGCCCTACGAGAGCCTCCTCGGCGCCGTCGACTTCGTGCCCTACGGCGACGCCGAGGCCCTCGAGGCCGCCGTCGACGAGAGCACGGCCGCCGTCGTGCTCGAGCCCGTCCAGGGCGAGGGCGGCGTCAACCTGGCGCCAAGCGGCTACCTCGCCGCGGCGCGCGACGCCACGCGAGCCGTCGGCGCCCTGCTCGTCCTCGACGAGGTGCAGTGCGGGGCCGGCCGCACGGGCCGCTTCCTCGCCGCCCACCACGACGGCGTCGCGGCCGACGTCGTCACGCTCGCCAAGGGCCTCGCCGGCGGGGTCCCGATCGGGGCGACGCTCATGACCGAGGAGGTGGCGCTGGCGCTGCCGCCGGGCGGCCACGGCACGACGTTCGGCGGGAACCCGCTGGCCTGCGCCGCGGGGCTCGTCGTGCTCGACGAGCTCACCGCCGGCGGGCTCATGGCCAACGCGGCGGCGATGGGGGAGAGGCTCCTAGCTGGCCTCCGGTCCCTGGTCGGGCCGCGCGTGCGCGAGGTCCGCGGACGCGGCCTGATGGTGGGCCTGGAGCTGCGCGAGCGGGCCGCGCAGGTGGTGGCCGAGCTGAGGCGGCGCGGCCTCGTGACGGTCGCCGCCGGACCGAACGTCGTCCGCTACCTGCCGCCCCTCACGGTCTCGGCCGGAGAGGTCGACGAGGCCGTGGCGATCACGGCGGCGGCGCTGGCGGGGTGA
- a CDS encoding LysR family transcriptional regulator, producing the protein MRLQGLRALLAIVEHGSFSEAALELGVSQSTVSHAIAELEEELGVRLLERGRFGAAPTPVGQRVAHHARLVESALAAIAQEATTQREELRGELRVSAIRSLAVHVLAPVMSSLRETHPGLRVAVSEVSSWARDPLVDLRSARADVALTMSSQAEDVLYWQLVRDPYVAVVRDDDGARGEPASLRDLVRQPVIISGGPCCWPIRGALLDVDPTFRPAYEIGEDSTMLALVARGLGVALMPALTVDVLPPGTRALELAETVERSVGVAILPRSLKTPAVRVFLERLREMFPASGLPPLGGATDEPTTLGDGAEPEAAARRMSLS; encoded by the coding sequence ATGAGGCTCCAGGGCCTGCGCGCGCTGCTGGCGATCGTCGAGCACGGCAGCTTCTCCGAGGCGGCGCTCGAGCTGGGCGTGTCCCAGTCGACGGTGTCCCACGCCATCGCCGAGCTCGAGGAGGAGCTCGGCGTCCGCCTGCTCGAGCGCGGTCGCTTCGGGGCCGCGCCCACTCCGGTCGGGCAGCGCGTCGCCCACCACGCCAGGCTCGTGGAGTCGGCGCTCGCCGCCATAGCCCAGGAGGCGACGACCCAGCGCGAGGAGCTGCGCGGCGAGCTCAGGGTCAGCGCGATCCGCTCCCTGGCGGTCCACGTCCTCGCTCCGGTGATGAGCTCGCTGCGGGAGACGCACCCGGGCCTGCGCGTAGCGGTCAGCGAGGTATCGAGCTGGGCGCGGGACCCCCTGGTCGACCTCCGCTCGGCGCGGGCCGACGTGGCGCTGACCATGTCATCTCAGGCCGAGGACGTCCTCTACTGGCAGCTCGTACGCGACCCGTACGTCGCCGTGGTGCGCGACGACGACGGCGCACGCGGCGAGCCGGCCTCGCTGCGCGACCTCGTGCGGCAGCCGGTGATCATCAGCGGCGGGCCGTGCTGCTGGCCCATCCGCGGAGCGCTGCTCGACGTCGACCCGACGTTCCGGCCGGCGTACGAGATCGGCGAGGACTCGACGATGCTGGCCTTGGTGGCACGCGGCCTCGGGGTGGCGCTGATGCCGGCGCTCACGGTCGACGTCCTGCCCCCGGGCACGCGCGCGCTGGAGCTGGCGGAGACGGTCGAGCGCAGCGTCGGCGTCGCCATCCTGCCCCGCTCCCTCAAGACGCCGGCCGTGCGGGTGTTCCTGGAACGCCTGCGCGAGATGTTCCCCGCCAGCGGCCTGCCGCCGCTCGGCGGCGCCACGGACGAACCGACGACCCTGGGGGATGGGGCGGAGCCGGAGGCGGCCGCTCGCCGGATGAGCCTGTCCTGA
- a CDS encoding DUF1761 domain-containing protein has translation MVWNVNVWAVLVSAVAYFAVGALWYGALFGKPWMEALGRTREEIAQGGGASISYLWTFLLEVVTCFVLAVLVLNSPVTGLLGGAGLGLLVALGIWGTLLAITFLYEGRKTSLYLIDLGYHVVGLVVAGAIVGAWA, from the coding sequence ATGGTCTGGAACGTCAACGTGTGGGCGGTGCTGGTGTCGGCCGTCGCGTACTTCGCCGTGGGCGCCCTGTGGTACGGGGCGCTGTTCGGCAAGCCGTGGATGGAGGCGCTCGGGCGCACCAGGGAGGAGATCGCGCAGGGAGGCGGCGCCTCCATCTCCTACCTGTGGACCTTCCTACTCGAGGTCGTCACCTGCTTCGTCCTCGCCGTGCTCGTCCTCAACTCCCCGGTGACGGGCCTCCTCGGCGGCGCGGGCCTGGGCCTGCTCGTCGCGCTCGGCATCTGGGGCACCCTGCTGGCGATCACGTTCCTCTACGAGGGACGCAAGACGTCGCTCTACCTCATCGACCTCGGCTACCACGTGGTGGGCCTGGTCGTCGCCGGCGCCATCGTCGGGGCCTGGGCCTGA
- a CDS encoding [LysW]-lysine hydrolase, which yields MRDADAVALLERLVALPSPPGGERAAADALVAAMAATADRAYVDEAGNAVGEWGRGPVNVTFLGHLDTAPGWPPVRCEDGVLYGRGSVDAKGSLCAAVCAVARSRTAWPQALSVRVIGAVEEEAPSSRGARHAMRAYPRPDHLVVCEPSGWDRYTVGYKGALAVTLRGVTEARHGSRDEPSAAELVVDAFAAVRGWVAERNAGVEGIFDRLQLRLVRVSSRSDGLAERCVARLGLRLPPSLPWRRAADALRALPLPDGVSLAARHGLDACLGDARSELARAFRVAVREAGGSPSPVRKAGTSDWNVVARSWPVPTLAYGPGDSSLDHAPDERLPVADYLRSIEVVSRALQELAAAGPRDREPLVGDAAGSQSTST from the coding sequence GTGAGGGACGCCGACGCCGTGGCGCTCCTCGAGCGCCTCGTCGCGCTACCGAGCCCTCCCGGCGGGGAGCGCGCGGCGGCCGACGCGCTGGTGGCGGCCATGGCCGCCACGGCCGACCGCGCCTACGTGGACGAGGCGGGCAACGCCGTCGGGGAGTGGGGGCGCGGGCCCGTGAACGTCACGTTCCTGGGGCACCTCGACACGGCGCCAGGATGGCCGCCCGTGCGCTGCGAGGACGGCGTCCTGTACGGCAGGGGCTCGGTGGACGCCAAGGGGAGCCTCTGCGCCGCCGTCTGCGCCGTGGCGCGCAGCCGCACGGCCTGGCCGCAGGCGCTGAGCGTCCGCGTGATCGGCGCTGTCGAGGAGGAGGCGCCCAGCAGCCGCGGCGCCCGCCACGCCATGCGCGCGTACCCGCGTCCCGACCACCTGGTCGTGTGCGAGCCGAGCGGGTGGGACCGCTACACGGTCGGCTACAAGGGCGCGCTCGCCGTGACTCTGAGGGGCGTGACCGAGGCGCGCCACGGCTCCCGCGACGAGCCGAGCGCGGCCGAGCTGGTCGTCGACGCGTTCGCGGCGGTGCGCGGCTGGGTGGCGGAGCGGAACGCGGGCGTGGAGGGCATCTTCGACAGGCTCCAGCTGCGGCTCGTGCGCGTCTCGAGCCGCTCCGACGGGCTCGCGGAGCGGTGCGTCGCGCGCCTCGGGCTCCGCCTGCCGCCCTCGCTGCCGTGGCGTCGCGCCGCCGACGCGCTGCGGGCCCTCCCGCTGCCCGACGGAGTCTCGCTCGCGGCCCGGCACGGCCTAGACGCATGCCTCGGCGACGCCCGCAGCGAGCTCGCCAGGGCCTTCAGGGTGGCCGTGCGGGAGGCGGGTGGGTCGCCCTCTCCCGTGCGCAAGGCCGGCACCTCGGACTGGAACGTCGTGGCGCGCAGCTGGCCGGTACCCACCCTGGCCTACGGGCCCGGCGACTCGAGCCTCGACCACGCGCCGGACGAGCGCCTGCCCGTCGCCGACTACCTCAGGTCGATCGAGGTAGTCTCGCGCGCCCTCCAGGAGCTGGCTGCTGCGGGGCCCAGGGACCGGGAGCCGCTCGTCGGCGACGCCGCCGGGTCGCAGTCCACCTCCACCTGA